In Nitrospinota bacterium, the sequence GGCCCTTTCGAAGGTGGCGTCGATGCCCATCACCTCGCCGGTGGATTTCATCTCAGGGCCGAGGACGGTATCGACCCCCGGGAACTTTATAAAGGGGAATACGGCCTCCTTGACGGCATAATGGCTCGGGGTGGTGACCCCCTCCAGGCCCAATTCTTTCAACGTGGCGCCCGCCATCAAGCGGGCGGCGACTTTGGCCCACGGGACGCCCGTCGCCTTGGAGACGAAGGGCACTGTGCGGCTCGCCCTAGGGTTGACCTCAAGGAGGTAGACCTCGCCGTTCTGGACCGCGAACTGGACGTTGATGAGCCCAACAACCCCAAGCTCCAGGGCGAGGGCCTCGGTCTGGCGGGCGATCTCTTTTGAGGTGGCCTCAGGAAGCCTGTAGGGGGGGAGCGAACAGGCGCTGTCGCCCGAATGGACCCCCGCCTCCTCGATGTGCTCCATTAGGCCGCATATGACCACCTCGCGGCCGTCGCAGACGGCGTCTACATCCACCTCCATGGCCTCCTCGAGGAACTTATCGATGAGGATCGGGTGGTCTGGTGAGACCCGGACCGCCTCGCCCATGTAGGCCTCAAGGCTCTCCTCGTCGTAGACGATCTCCATGGCCCTGCCCCCCAGCACGTAGGAGGGGCGCACGACCACGGGATAGCCTATGCGGCGGGCCACTTCGGAGGCGTCGGAGAAGCTGGCAGCCGTGCCGTTGTCGGGCTGCATGAGGCCCAGCCGCTCCACCAGGACCTTGAACCGCTCCCGGTCCTCGGCCTGGTCGATGGCCTCGGGGCTCGTGCCGATAATTCGAACCCCGGCCCGCTCCAGAGGGATAGCGAGCTTGAGGGGTGTCTGGCCCCCGAACTGGACTATGACCCCCTCTGGCCGCTCCGTCTCGATGATGTTGAGGACGTCCTCCAACGTCAAGGGCTCGAAGTAGAGCCGGTCCGAGGTGTCGTAGTCGGTGGAGACCGTCTCGGGGTTGCAGTTGACCATGATCGTCTCGAAGCCGTCCTCTTTGAGGGCGAAGACGGCGTGGACGCAGCAGTAGTCGAACTCGATGCCCTGGCCGATCCGGTTGGGCCCGCTTCCGAGAATCATAATCTTTCTGCGCTCCGAGGGGGCCGCCTCGCACTCCATCTCGTAGGTGGAATAGAGATACGGTGTGTAGGCCTCGAACTCGGCCCCGCAGGTATCGACGAGCTTGAAGGTATGGAGGACGCCGGCCTCGCGCCGGAGCGCACGGATGGCGACCTCGTCGGTCGCAAAGAGGCGGCTCAAAAGCGCGTCGGCCACACCAAGCACCTTGGCCTCACGCAATAAATCGGGCGTGAGATAGTCCCCGATGGCATCCGACTGGCCCCCGGCGGCGACCCACCCGGCCCGAAGGTCGCCCAGCCGAGTCTCGAAGGTCACAATTTCCTGGATGTTGGCGAGAAACCAGGGGTCGATCTTGGTAAGCCGCCAGCAATCCTCGGTCGACCAGCCGCGCTTAAGCGCCTCGGCGATGTACCAGACCCGCTCCCAGTTGGGAGTGGCGAGCCCGCCTGTGATCTCCTCATCGGATGCCGAGCCCATACCCCCGTTGAAGGTCAGTGAATAGCGGTCGATCTCCAGCGAGCGGACCGCCTTCAGAAGTGCCTCCTTGAAGGTCCGGCCGATGGCCATAACCTCGCCGACCGACTTCATCTGGGTTGTCAGGGTCTGGTCGGCCTCGGGAAATTTTTCGAAGGCGAACCGGGGGAATTTCACGACACAGTAGTCGATGGTGGGCTCGAAGCTGGCGGGCGTCTCCTTGGTGATGTCGTTGGGAATCTCGTCCAGGGTGAGCCCCACGGCGAGCTTGGCCGCAATCTTGGCTATAGGGAAACCCGTCGCCTTGCTCGCAAGGGCCGAGCTCCTTGAAACCCTGGGGTTCATCTCGATTACCACTAGCTCGCCACTCTCCGGGTGGACGGCAAACTGGATGTTGCTTCCACCGGTCTCGACCCCGATCTGGCGGATGATGGCGACCGCGGCGTCGCGCATAAGCTGGTATTCCTTGTCGGTCAGGGTCTGGGCCGGGGCCACGGTGATGGAATCCCCCGTGTGGATGCCCATGGGGTCGAAGTTCTCGATGGAGCAGATGATGACGACGTTGTCCTTCAAGTCTCGCATCACCTCGAGCTCAAACTCCTTCCAACCTATGACCGACTCCTCTATGAGAATCCGGCCGAAGGGGCTCGCGCTGAGGCCCCACTCGACGTAGGAGATAAACTGCTCCTCATCGTGGGCGACGTTGCCGCCCGTGCCGCCCAGGGTGAAGGAGGGCCGGATGATGACGGGATAGGGAATCTCGCGGATAATCTCGAATGCCTCCTCGCGGCTCGAGACGTAGCCGCTCAGTGGCACGGCGAGGCCGATAGCTTCCATGGCGGCCTTGAAGAGATCTCGGTCCTCGGCGCGCTTTATGGCATCGAGCTTGGCCCCGATGAGCTCGACCCCGAACTCGTCAAGAGTACCGTCCTCAGCGAGCATGACAGCGAGGTTGAGGGCCGTCTGGCCGCCCATGGTGGGCAGGAGCGCATCGGGCCTTTCGCGCTCGATGACCTTCCGGACCACCTCCGGCGTGATGGGCTCTATGTAGGTGGCGTCGGCGAACTCCGGGTCGGTCATGATGG encodes:
- the carB gene encoding carbamoyl-phosphate synthase large subunit → MPKRTDISTILIIGSGPIVIGQGCEFDYSGTQACKALREEGYRVVLVNSNPATIMTDPEFADATYIEPITPEVVRKVIERERPDALLPTMGGQTALNLAVMLAEDGTLDEFGVELIGAKLDAIKRAEDRDLFKAAMEAIGLAVPLSGYVSSREEAFEIIREIPYPVIIRPSFTLGGTGGNVAHDEEQFISYVEWGLSASPFGRILIEESVIGWKEFELEVMRDLKDNVVIICSIENFDPMGIHTGDSITVAPAQTLTDKEYQLMRDAAVAIIRQIGVETGGSNIQFAVHPESGELVVIEMNPRVSRSSALASKATGFPIAKIAAKLAVGLTLDEIPNDITKETPASFEPTIDYCVVKFPRFAFEKFPEADQTLTTQMKSVGEVMAIGRTFKEALLKAVRSLEIDRYSLTFNGGMGSASDEEITGGLATPNWERVWYIAEALKRGWSTEDCWRLTKIDPWFLANIQEIVTFETRLGDLRAGWVAAGGQSDAIGDYLTPDLLREAKVLGVADALLSRLFATDEVAIRALRREAGVLHTFKLVDTCGAEFEAYTPYLYSTYEMECEAAPSERRKIMILGSGPNRIGQGIEFDYCCVHAVFALKEDGFETIMVNCNPETVSTDYDTSDRLYFEPLTLEDVLNIIETERPEGVIVQFGGQTPLKLAIPLERAGVRIIGTSPEAIDQAEDRERFKVLVERLGLMQPDNGTAASFSDASEVARRIGYPVVVRPSYVLGGRAMEIVYDEESLEAYMGEAVRVSPDHPILIDKFLEEAMEVDVDAVCDGREVVICGLMEHIEEAGVHSGDSACSLPPYRLPEATSKEIARQTEALALELGVVGLINVQFAVQNGEVYLLEVNPRASRTVPFVSKATGVPWAKVAARLMAGATLKELGLEGVTTPSHYAVKEAVFPFIKFPGVDTVLGPEMKSTGEVMGIDATFERAFAKAQIAAVGRLPMSGTAFVSVKDADKPQAVEVAHQLHEVGFKLIATRGTQRALAAAGVPAELVLKATEGSPNIVDAMEAGQVDLVINTTHGKQALKDSYTLRRTALSRDIIYTTTIWGAEAMVKAIRDLVGALEDGTFGVRSLQEHHGGEELEKL